Proteins found in one Paenibacillus dendritiformis genomic segment:
- the pheT gene encoding phenylalanine--tRNA ligase subunit beta, translating into MNVSYQWLSEYIDVTGVTAEELAARMTQAGIEIDVIENRNKGVNGVVVGYVQSKEKHPDADKLNVCQVDAGTGEVLQIVCGAKNVDAGQKVPVALIGTVMPGGMKIKKAKLRGVESQGMICSAKELGMNDKLLPKEMQEGILVLPESTEIGTPIADVLGLNDHVLELDLTPNRSDCLSMLGVAHETSALLERPLRLPETQVEEDASAQASDAIRVSISAADGCTHYAARYIRNVTIQPSPLWLQNRLLAAGVRPINNIVDVTNFVMLEYGQPLHAFDADQLNEGTIEVRYAREGETLVTLDGQERKLEPHMLLITDGSKPIGLAGVMGGENSEVTERTVNILLESAHFAGSVVRRTSRQLGLRSEASLRFEKEANPEAVIPALNRAAELIRQLANGTVSAGIVEAVTQQHERLVVTLTLERTNRLLGTALQAHEVKTILDRLGLESEQSGDVFHVTVPGRRGDITRDVDLIEEVARIYGYNHIPTTAIEGVTTPGHLTKAQRIRRAIRHLLTDNGLHETVTYSFTHPAEAKVFPAIAADAVPVKLLMPMSEERSVLRTSLLPSMLDVAAYNRNRKSDNIQIFELGSLYMTPQETLMEIPQEEPVLGLLLAGARRTPQWNIAAEAVDFYDVKGIVDSLAAHFGLEGQIRYEANRPQGLHPGRSATMYLQANGEEQRLGIIGQLHPEVQRAKDLGDTYVAEIHLKPLIEAASADIVYKTLPRFPAVERDIAVVVDRGTAVGELVQTAKDAAGEWLESVRVFDVYTGDRIAADKKSVAISFTYRHPERTFTDEEITEIHGRVVSALEAGFEAELRK; encoded by the coding sequence ATGAACGTATCCTACCAATGGTTATCGGAATATATCGATGTGACCGGCGTGACCGCCGAGGAATTGGCAGCGCGGATGACGCAAGCCGGCATCGAGATTGATGTCATCGAAAATCGCAACAAAGGAGTAAACGGCGTCGTTGTCGGTTACGTCCAGTCCAAGGAGAAGCATCCGGATGCGGACAAGCTGAACGTGTGCCAGGTGGATGCCGGAACAGGCGAAGTGCTGCAGATCGTGTGCGGGGCCAAAAATGTGGACGCCGGTCAGAAAGTGCCTGTCGCGCTGATCGGGACGGTTATGCCGGGCGGCATGAAAATCAAGAAGGCGAAGCTGCGCGGCGTCGAGTCGCAGGGCATGATCTGCTCGGCTAAGGAACTGGGCATGAATGACAAGCTGCTGCCGAAGGAAATGCAAGAAGGGATCCTCGTCCTGCCGGAGAGCACCGAAATCGGCACGCCGATCGCGGATGTGCTCGGTCTGAACGACCATGTGCTGGAGCTGGATCTAACGCCGAACCGCTCGGACTGCTTGAGTATGCTGGGCGTGGCGCATGAAACGTCAGCCCTGCTCGAGCGCCCGCTTCGCCTGCCGGAAACGCAGGTCGAAGAGGATGCTTCGGCGCAGGCATCGGATGCGATCCGCGTCAGCATTAGCGCCGCGGACGGCTGCACCCATTATGCGGCCCGCTATATCCGCAATGTGACTATTCAGCCGTCCCCGCTGTGGCTGCAGAACCGGCTGTTGGCGGCGGGTGTGCGCCCGATCAACAATATCGTTGACGTGACGAATTTCGTCATGCTGGAATACGGGCAGCCGCTGCATGCGTTCGATGCCGACCAGTTGAACGAAGGCACGATCGAAGTCCGCTACGCGCGCGAAGGCGAGACCCTCGTGACGCTGGACGGACAGGAGCGGAAGCTGGAGCCGCATATGCTCCTCATTACGGACGGATCGAAGCCGATCGGGCTTGCGGGCGTGATGGGCGGCGAAAATTCGGAGGTAACGGAGCGGACGGTCAACATTTTGCTGGAATCCGCCCATTTCGCGGGCAGCGTCGTCCGCAGAACATCCCGGCAGCTCGGACTTCGCTCTGAAGCGTCCCTCCGCTTCGAGAAGGAAGCGAACCCGGAAGCGGTTATCCCGGCCTTGAACCGCGCGGCCGAATTGATTCGCCAATTGGCGAACGGCACGGTCTCCGCAGGCATCGTCGAAGCGGTCACGCAGCAGCATGAGCGTCTGGTCGTCACGCTGACGCTGGAGCGGACGAACCGGCTGCTCGGCACCGCGCTTCAGGCGCATGAAGTGAAGACGATTCTCGACCGGCTCGGCCTCGAATCAGAACAGTCCGGTGACGTATTCCATGTGACGGTGCCGGGCCGGCGCGGCGATATTACGCGCGATGTCGACCTGATTGAAGAGGTTGCCCGCATCTATGGCTATAACCACATTCCGACGACGGCGATCGAAGGGGTGACGACACCGGGCCATTTGACGAAGGCGCAGCGGATCCGCCGCGCCATACGCCATCTGCTGACGGACAACGGCCTGCATGAGACAGTGACTTATTCGTTCACGCATCCGGCGGAAGCGAAGGTGTTCCCTGCGATCGCGGCGGATGCCGTTCCGGTCAAGCTGCTCATGCCGATGAGCGAGGAGCGCAGCGTGCTCCGCACGAGCCTGCTGCCGAGCATGCTCGATGTTGCGGCGTACAACCGGAACCGTAAATCGGACAACATTCAGATTTTCGAATTGGGCAGCTTGTACATGACACCGCAGGAAACGCTGATGGAGATTCCTCAGGAGGAGCCGGTGCTTGGCCTGCTGCTGGCGGGCGCGCGGCGTACGCCGCAATGGAATATCGCGGCGGAAGCGGTCGATTTCTATGATGTGAAGGGGATTGTCGACAGCTTGGCGGCGCATTTCGGGCTCGAAGGACAGATTCGCTATGAAGCGAATCGGCCGCAAGGCTTGCATCCAGGCCGATCGGCGACGATGTATCTCCAGGCGAACGGGGAAGAGCAGCGGCTTGGCATCATCGGGCAATTGCATCCGGAGGTTCAGCGGGCCAAGGATCTGGGCGACACCTATGTCGCGGAAATTCATCTGAAGCCGTTGATTGAAGCGGCTTCTGCGGATATCGTCTACAAGACGCTTCCTCGCTTCCCTGCGGTTGAACGCGACATCGCGGTCGTCGTCGATCGCGGTACGGCTGTCGGCGAGCTCGTCCAGACGGCGAAGGATGCGGCCGGAGAATGGCTGGAATCCGTCCGCGTATTCGATGTCTATACCGGGGATCGGATTGCGGCAGACAAGAAAAGCGTAGCGATCTCGTTCACGTACCGCCATCCGGAGCGGACATTCACCGACGAAGAGATTACGGAGATTCACGGACGTGTCGTATCCGCGCTGGAAGCCGGATTCGAAGCGGAGCTCCGTAAAT
- the pheS gene encoding phenylalanine--tRNA ligase subunit alpha, with the protein MKERLQALRAEALEKLQQVKDANNLNELRVKFLGKKGALTEILRGMGGLSAEERPLIGQVANEVRGAIEQYIEEKQEAFQREETERRLQAETIDVTLPGRPMAQGAAHPLQKVIQEIEDIFIGMGYTVAEGPEVEHDYYNFEALNLPKDHPARDMQDSFYITEELLMRTQTSPVQVRTMEKMKGEVPVKIICPGRVYRRDDDDATHSFMFHQIEGLVIDKNIRMSDLKGTLLQFMREMFGAHMQIRLRPSFFPFTEPSTEVDVTCMKCGGSGCRICKQTGWIEILGAGMVHPRVLEMGGYDPENYTGFAFGMGVERIAMLKYGVDDIRHFYTNDLRFLQQFARM; encoded by the coding sequence ATGAAAGAGCGTTTGCAGGCGTTGCGCGCCGAAGCGCTGGAGAAGCTGCAGCAAGTAAAAGATGCGAACAATTTGAACGAGCTGCGCGTCAAATTTCTTGGCAAAAAAGGGGCGCTTACTGAGATATTGCGCGGCATGGGCGGTCTGAGCGCGGAAGAGCGTCCGCTGATCGGCCAGGTGGCGAATGAAGTGCGCGGAGCTATCGAACAGTATATCGAAGAGAAGCAGGAGGCATTCCAGCGCGAAGAGACGGAACGCCGTCTTCAGGCGGAGACGATTGACGTGACGCTGCCGGGACGCCCGATGGCGCAAGGAGCGGCACACCCGCTGCAAAAGGTCATCCAGGAGATTGAAGACATCTTCATCGGCATGGGGTATACGGTCGCGGAAGGACCGGAGGTCGAGCATGATTACTACAACTTCGAGGCGCTGAACCTGCCGAAGGATCATCCGGCCCGCGATATGCAGGATTCCTTCTACATTACGGAGGAGCTGCTGATGCGGACGCAGACGTCGCCGGTTCAGGTGCGCACGATGGAGAAGATGAAGGGCGAGGTGCCGGTCAAAATCATTTGCCCGGGCCGGGTATACCGCCGTGATGACGACGATGCGACCCATTCGTTCATGTTCCATCAGATCGAGGGGCTTGTGATCGACAAAAATATCCGGATGAGCGATCTGAAAGGCACGCTCCTGCAGTTCATGCGCGAAATGTTCGGCGCCCATATGCAGATTCGTCTTCGTCCGAGCTTCTTCCCGTTCACCGAGCCGAGCACGGAAGTTGATGTCACCTGCATGAAATGCGGCGGCAGCGGCTGCCGGATCTGCAAGCAGACCGGCTGGATCGAGATTTTGGGAGCAGGGATGGTTCACCCGCGCGTACTGGAAATGGGAGGCTACGATCCGGAGAACTACACCGGATTCGCGTTCGGCATGGGCGTAGAACGGATTGCGATGCTCAAGTACGGGGTGGATGACATCCGCCATTTCTATACGAACGACCTGCGGTTCTTGCAGCAATTTGCTCGCATGTAA
- the gap gene encoding type I glyceraldehyde-3-phosphate dehydrogenase, whose amino-acid sequence MALPVAINGMGRIGRLVLRRAMDEAHSPFAIRAVNTLYPAATIAHLLKYDSIHGKWNANIAAEGNTLLINDTPIQVVAEADPARLPWQSLGIHTVIDATGKFTDRPGASKHIEAGAEKVIITAPGKELDLTIVMGVNEHMYDDENHHLVSAASCTTNCLAPLLHLLDRSFGVVSGWMTTIHSYTNDQKHLDNPHKDLRRARACTQSIVPTTTGVGKALAGILPHLATSVQGISVRVPTPDVSLVDLTAEVKTSVTADDVRLAFLHAIRDGHDRYLEWCDEPLVSTDFIGNDKSAVVDGMSLIAHDHHIKLLAWYDNEWGYAARVVDLARHVALEGVKGSCKTAAAR is encoded by the coding sequence ATGGCATTACCTGTTGCCATCAACGGCATGGGCCGCATCGGCCGTCTCGTGCTGCGCCGCGCTATGGATGAAGCGCATTCGCCGTTCGCCATCCGGGCCGTGAACACTCTTTATCCCGCCGCCACCATCGCGCATCTGCTCAAGTACGACTCCATTCACGGGAAATGGAACGCGAACATCGCCGCTGAAGGCAATACGCTCCTTATTAATGATACGCCCATACAGGTAGTGGCAGAAGCCGATCCGGCCCGACTGCCGTGGCAGTCGCTCGGCATTCATACCGTCATCGATGCAACCGGCAAATTCACGGATCGCCCTGGCGCTTCCAAACATATCGAAGCCGGCGCGGAAAAAGTCATCATCACCGCTCCAGGCAAGGAGCTCGACCTGACGATCGTGATGGGCGTCAACGAGCATATGTACGACGATGAGAACCATCATCTCGTCTCGGCCGCATCCTGCACCACGAACTGCCTCGCGCCGCTGCTTCATCTGCTCGACCGCTCGTTCGGCGTCGTATCGGGCTGGATGACCACCATTCATTCCTACACCAATGATCAGAAACATCTCGATAATCCGCATAAAGATTTGCGACGCGCGCGGGCATGCACGCAGTCCATCGTCCCGACGACCACCGGCGTAGGCAAAGCGCTTGCCGGCATCCTGCCGCATCTGGCGACCTCGGTGCAAGGCATCTCGGTGCGTGTGCCGACGCCGGACGTCTCGCTCGTCGACTTGACGGCCGAAGTGAAAACATCCGTAACCGCAGATGATGTCCGGCTCGCCTTCCTGCATGCGATCCGCGACGGACATGATCGTTATCTCGAATGGTGCGACGAGCCGCTCGTCTCCACCGACTTCATCGGCAACGACAAATCCGCCGTCGTCGACGGGATGTCGCTTATCGCCCATGATCATCACATTAAGCTTCTCGCCTGGTATGACAACGAATGGGGCTATGCGGCTCGGGTCGTCGACTTGGCCCGCCACGTTGCACTGGAGGGAGTGAAAGGCTCATGCAAAACGGCAGCTGCCCGGTAA
- the ppdK gene encoding pyruvate, phosphate dikinase produces MKPTWICHFRHGDAGMKALLGGKGANLAEMTRIGLPVPPGFTITTEACRSYYALNRLPDGLMDDVRSALQAVELLRGQRFGDAHDPLLVSVRSGSVHSMPGMMDTILNLGLNDETVQGLASATGDERFAYDCYRRLIHMFGNVVSGVESGEFERILAEVKAHCGAQTDQSLSADGLREVVRRYQQYLEEVAGAPFPQDVHVQLQLAIEAVFRSWNNHRAQVYRKLHQLSENEGTAVNIQSMVFGNRGADSGTGVLFTRHPSTGEKILFGEYLTDAQGEDVVAGTRTPQPIAKMAEEMPELYRQLVEAANQLERHYRDMQDIEFTVERGKLFILQTRAGKRTAQAAVAIAVALVHEGLITAQEALLRMDVAQLEHLLHPSIAPDAAIDTVATGLPASPGAASGRIVLDADEAERMAAAGERVILVRPETTPEDIHGVLAAEGVLTSRGGMTSHAAVVARSMGKPCVSGCEDVSFDFTRNCIVIGRRTFREGDLLSIDGATGRVIAGAVPLVAAEMSDEFQQLLEWADRERELGVYANADTPADAAKARALGAEGIGLCRTEHMFMSPERLCIVQEMILAESEAERRKALALLLPLQQEDFEGIFEAMDGYTVTIRLLDPPLHEFLPNLEELVVRQTEWKATGTGTERERNDLERLIAKVRALHELNPMLGQRGCRLGILFPEIYEMQAEALFLAASRMLRKGVRVQPDIMVPLIGHAAELKLLRELIERTAERVLGPELRGCAYRIGTMIEVPRAALTAGQIAEHADFFSFGTNDLTQMTFGCSRDDAEGKFLTHYVDRRVLAANPFQVLDTSGVGQLIELAVERGLAANPQLKTGICGEHGGERDSILFCHATGLDYVSCSTFRVPLARIAAAQAKLLLGSRNKASLHSISV; encoded by the coding sequence ATGAAGCCGACTTGGATCTGTCACTTCCGGCATGGCGATGCCGGCATGAAAGCGCTGTTGGGCGGAAAGGGAGCCAATCTCGCGGAGATGACGCGCATCGGGCTGCCCGTGCCGCCCGGCTTCACCATTACGACGGAAGCGTGCCGATCCTACTACGCGCTGAACCGGCTGCCCGACGGCCTGATGGACGATGTGCGCTCCGCTCTGCAGGCCGTCGAGCTGTTGCGCGGCCAGCGATTCGGGGACGCCCATGATCCGCTTCTCGTCTCCGTCCGCTCCGGTTCTGTGCATTCCATGCCCGGCATGATGGATACGATTCTCAATCTCGGACTGAACGATGAGACCGTTCAAGGCCTCGCCTCCGCGACTGGCGACGAGCGGTTCGCTTATGATTGCTACCGCCGCCTCATCCATATGTTCGGCAATGTCGTGTCCGGCGTCGAATCAGGTGAATTCGAGCGCATCCTCGCCGAAGTCAAGGCGCATTGCGGCGCGCAGACGGACCAGTCCCTCTCCGCCGACGGCTTGCGTGAGGTTGTCCGGCGGTATCAGCAATATTTGGAGGAAGTAGCTGGCGCCCCGTTCCCGCAAGATGTTCACGTCCAACTGCAGTTGGCCATCGAGGCCGTATTCCGCAGCTGGAACAATCACCGCGCGCAAGTGTACCGCAAGCTGCATCAGCTCTCCGAGAACGAGGGCACGGCCGTTAACATCCAGTCGATGGTATTCGGCAACCGCGGCGCGGACAGCGGGACGGGCGTGCTGTTCACCCGTCATCCGTCGACAGGCGAGAAGATTTTGTTCGGCGAGTATTTGACCGATGCCCAAGGGGAGGACGTCGTCGCCGGAACCCGGACGCCGCAGCCGATCGCCAAGATGGCGGAGGAAATGCCGGAGCTGTACCGGCAGCTTGTGGAAGCCGCTAACCAGTTGGAGCGCCATTACCGCGACATGCAGGATATCGAGTTCACGGTCGAGCGCGGCAAGCTGTTCATCCTGCAGACGCGGGCCGGTAAGCGGACGGCGCAAGCCGCCGTCGCCATAGCGGTCGCGCTCGTGCATGAAGGGCTGATCACGGCGCAGGAAGCCTTGCTGCGCATGGATGTCGCGCAGCTGGAGCATTTGCTGCACCCGTCGATTGCGCCCGATGCCGCGATCGACACCGTGGCGACCGGCCTGCCCGCCTCGCCGGGAGCCGCCTCCGGCCGCATCGTGCTTGATGCCGACGAGGCTGAGCGAATGGCCGCCGCTGGCGAGCGCGTCATTCTCGTCCGGCCGGAGACGACGCCGGAGGATATTCACGGCGTGCTCGCGGCGGAAGGCGTGCTGACGAGCCGGGGCGGCATGACGAGCCACGCGGCCGTCGTCGCCCGCAGCATGGGGAAGCCATGCGTCTCGGGCTGCGAGGACGTCAGCTTCGACTTCACTCGAAATTGCATCGTTATCGGCCGGCGCACGTTCCGCGAAGGCGACCTGTTGTCGATCGACGGCGCGACGGGACGCGTCATCGCCGGAGCCGTGCCGCTCGTCGCCGCGGAGATGTCGGATGAATTCCAGCAGCTGCTGGAATGGGCCGACCGCGAACGCGAACTGGGCGTCTATGCGAACGCGGATACGCCAGCGGACGCCGCGAAGGCGCGGGCCCTTGGGGCCGAAGGCATCGGACTCTGCAGGACCGAGCATATGTTCATGTCTCCGGAACGGCTTTGCATCGTTCAGGAGATGATTTTGGCCGAATCGGAGGCAGAGCGCCGGAAGGCGCTCGCACTGCTGCTGCCGCTGCAGCAGGAGGACTTTGAGGGCATTTTCGAGGCGATGGACGGTTATACGGTCACGATTCGGCTGTTGGATCCGCCGCTTCATGAGTTCCTGCCGAATCTGGAGGAGCTTGTCGTCCGGCAGACCGAGTGGAAAGCGACCGGCACCGGAACAGAGCGTGAACGGAACGATCTCGAGCGCCTGATCGCCAAGGTGCGCGCACTGCATGAGCTGAATCCGATGCTCGGCCAGCGCGGCTGCCGGCTCGGCATTCTGTTCCCGGAAATTTATGAGATGCAAGCGGAGGCGCTGTTCCTCGCCGCTTCCCGCATGCTGCGCAAAGGCGTGCGCGTGCAGCCGGACATCATGGTGCCGCTGATCGGCCACGCCGCCGAGCTGAAGCTGCTGCGCGAGCTCATCGAGCGTACGGCAGAGCGGGTGCTCGGCCCCGAGCTCCGCGGCTGCGCGTACCGGATCGGCACGATGATCGAGGTGCCGCGCGCGGCGCTGACAGCGGGCCAGATCGCGGAGCATGCCGACTTCTTCTCGTTCGGCACGAACGATCTGACGCAGATGACGTTCGGCTGCAGCCGGGACGACGCGGAGGGCAAATTCCTGACCCACTACGTCGACCGCCGCGTGCTGGCGGCGAACCCGTTCCAGGTGCTCGACACGTCCGGCGTCGGCCAGTTGATTGAGCTGGCCGTGGAGCGCGGCCTTGCCGCCAATCCGCAGCTCAAGACCGGCATCTGCGGCGAGCATGGCGGCGAGCGGGATTCGATCCTGTTCTGCCATGCGACGGGGCTCGATTATGTAAGCTGCTCGACGTTCCGCGTCCCGCTCGCCCGCATCGCCGCCGCCCAGGCGAAGCTGCTGCTCGGGAGCCGGAACAAAGCTTCCCTGCACTCGATATCGGTGTAA